A genomic window from Gemmatimonadaceae bacterium includes:
- a CDS encoding amino acid decarboxylase, with protein MSVSPSKPEYGDLPLEEFTRQADVLARWIAEYLGSPERYPVLSQVAPGDLGRRLPAAMPVRAEALDEIIADLDRLVMPGVTHWNHPGFLAYFANTASVPGILGELVTAALNQVGILWRTSPALAELEQTTTGWLRDAMGLPREWFGMLTDTASTSTLQALAAARERDPALAIRARGLAGRNDLPVLRVYCSDQAHSSVDKAVITLGLGHENCVRIPSDDRFRMRTDALAVQIAADVAAGTRPLAVVATLGTTSSTAVDPIAEIAETCQRHGIWLHADAAYGGVLALLPERRTMFAGLERADSLVVNPHKWLFTPMDCSVLWTRHPEVLRRAFSLTPEYLRTPEQDVALSYSDYSFQLGRRFRALKLWFVLRAFGLEGLQARLRQHCALAESFAARVSAAPEWELLAPVEMSVVCFRHRPAQLSEDALRWHNAKILEKVNASGRVFISHTSLANRYALRVAIGNLRTTQEHLDEAWTLLRKAGEGG; from the coding sequence ATGTCAGTGTCCCCTTCCAAGCCCGAGTACGGCGACCTGCCGCTCGAGGAGTTCACGCGGCAGGCCGACGTGCTCGCGCGGTGGATCGCGGAGTACCTCGGGTCGCCTGAACGCTATCCCGTCCTGTCGCAGGTTGCACCGGGAGACCTAGGGCGCCGGCTTCCCGCCGCGATGCCGGTGCGGGCCGAAGCGCTCGACGAGATCATCGCCGACCTCGACCGCCTCGTGATGCCGGGCGTGACGCACTGGAATCACCCGGGCTTCCTGGCCTACTTCGCCAACACGGCCTCGGTGCCCGGCATTCTCGGGGAGTTGGTCACGGCGGCGCTGAACCAGGTGGGCATCCTCTGGCGCACCTCGCCGGCGCTGGCTGAACTGGAGCAAACGACGACGGGCTGGCTGCGTGATGCGATGGGCCTGCCGCGCGAGTGGTTCGGGATGCTGACCGACACCGCGTCCACGAGCACGCTGCAGGCCCTTGCCGCAGCGCGCGAACGCGACCCGGCGTTAGCCATCCGCGCACGCGGCCTTGCTGGCCGCAACGACCTGCCCGTGCTGCGCGTGTATTGCTCCGACCAGGCGCATTCCTCGGTGGACAAAGCCGTCATCACGCTGGGACTGGGTCACGAGAACTGCGTGCGGATTCCGAGCGACGACCGGTTCCGGATGCGCACTGACGCTCTGGCGGTGCAGATCGCGGCCGACGTGGCCGCAGGGACGCGACCGCTGGCCGTCGTGGCCACGCTGGGGACGACATCAAGCACGGCGGTGGACCCCATCGCAGAGATCGCGGAAACCTGCCAACGCCACGGCATCTGGCTGCACGCCGACGCGGCGTACGGCGGCGTGCTTGCGTTGCTGCCGGAGCGCCGCACGATGTTCGCCGGCCTCGAGCGCGCCGATTCGCTGGTGGTGAATCCGCACAAGTGGCTGTTCACGCCGATGGACTGTAGCGTGCTGTGGACGCGGCATCCGGAGGTGCTGCGCCGCGCTTTCTCGCTCACGCCGGAGTACCTGCGCACGCCTGAGCAGGACGTAGCGCTGTCGTACTCGGACTATTCGTTCCAACTGGGCCGGCGCTTCCGCGCGCTCAAATTGTGGTTCGTACTGCGCGCGTTCGGGCTCGAAGGGCTGCAGGCGCGCCTGCGGCAACACTGCGCGCTGGCGGAGAGCTTTGCAGCACGGGTCAGCGCGGCGCCCGAGTGGGAGCTGCTCGCGCCAGTGGAGATGTCGGTGGTGTGCTTCCGGCATCGCCCGGCGCAGCTCAGCGAAGACGCACTGCGCTGGCACAACGCCAAGATCCTCGAGAAGGTGAACGCCAGCGGGCGGGTGTTCATCTCGCACACCTCGCTCGCGAATCGCTATGCGCTGCGGGTGGCCATCGGCAACCTGCGCACCACGCAGGAGCACCTGGACGAAGCCTGGACGCTGCTCCGGAAGGCGGGAGAGGGCGGTTAA
- a CDS encoding carboxypeptidase regulatory-like domain-containing protein produces MRDSTTLLRRLLLACALLVGLPVALAAQAGTVRGIVTDSSGRAMPGVEVLAILQQKSVRTDNQGRFIIRGLPWGQVVVMARSPGWKAQEQVAMVDDGGAQRELIFAMTRAVQLIDTLRIVSQDGCAPYRFEGFECRRRAGIGQFRGPEELAAIKPDYWADMFEGMEGIRREPWMDRQRGRLDWTVASTAGWRCLTEGFNGRERTAREEIIYAEQIYAVEYFDVYERVPEAYKRLAWPRQMSQPCSLVMYWTKVWVEENGGPPARR; encoded by the coding sequence ATGCGTGATTCGACGACCCTTCTCCGGCGGCTGCTCTTGGCCTGCGCCCTGCTCGTGGGCCTGCCGGTCGCCCTCGCCGCGCAGGCTGGCACGGTGCGCGGAATCGTCACCGACTCCTCCGGCCGCGCGATGCCCGGCGTCGAGGTGCTGGCCATCCTGCAGCAGAAGTCGGTGCGCACGGACAACCAGGGCCGCTTCATCATCCGCGGCCTGCCCTGGGGCCAGGTGGTGGTGATGGCCCGCTCGCCCGGGTGGAAGGCGCAGGAGCAGGTCGCGATGGTGGACGATGGCGGTGCCCAGCGCGAGCTGATCTTCGCGATGACGCGCGCGGTGCAGCTCATCGACACCTTGCGCATCGTCTCGCAGGACGGCTGCGCGCCGTATCGCTTCGAGGGCTTCGAGTGCCGGCGCCGCGCCGGCATCGGGCAGTTCCGCGGTCCCGAGGAGCTGGCCGCCATCAAGCCCGACTACTGGGCTGATATGTTCGAGGGGATGGAAGGCATCCGGCGGGAGCCGTGGATGGACCGCCAGCGCGGCCGTCTCGACTGGACGGTGGCGTCGACCGCCGGCTGGCGCTGCCTCACCGAAGGCTTCAACGGTCGCGAGCGCACGGCGCGCGAGGAAATCATCTACGCCGAGCAGATCTACGCGGTGGAGTACTTCGACGTGTACGAGCGCGTGCCCGAGGCGTACAAGCGCCTGGCCTGGCCGCGACAGATGTCGCAGCCCTGCTCGCTGGTGATGTACTGGACCAAGGTCTGGGTGGAAGAGAACGGCGGTCCGCCGGCGCGGCGCTGA
- a CDS encoding efflux RND transporter periplasmic adaptor subunit → MSFIHSPNTPALRGKVSMSSRSLLFVAAVALTVSLAACGRGDAAEDVSAEPVTIAVGPEGIAVATRSLLSVGPQLSGTLVAERTAQIRAEVPGAVLSVNVDPGARVEQGTSLAKIDDRAIQDAYLGARSGFTAAQTAADLTARELTRAERLKEAGAISERDLENARRADLAARSMLDDARARLSQAEKSRDAANVLAPYAGIVSERYVNPGDIVNPGAPLFAVVDPSTMRLEAAVPASDLAMLRVGAPVRFSVTGYPGRTFEGRIASINPQADPQTRQVRLFVRIPNAGQALVAGLFAEGRVASESRETLTVPALAVDERGLGPQVIRLRNGVTERVAVTLGARDRATDRVEITSGLAAGDTVLTGAALGVTVGSRVRVSSPSDTSSTR, encoded by the coding sequence ATGTCGTTCATCCACTCGCCCAACACACCCGCCCTGCGGGGGAAGGTCTCGATGTCGTCGCGCTCCCTCCTCTTCGTCGCTGCAGTCGCCCTTACCGTCTCGCTGGCCGCCTGCGGCCGCGGGGATGCCGCCGAGGACGTCTCGGCAGAGCCGGTCACCATCGCGGTCGGGCCGGAAGGCATCGCCGTCGCCACGCGGAGCCTGCTCTCCGTCGGGCCGCAGCTCTCGGGCACGCTCGTGGCTGAGCGCACGGCGCAGATCCGCGCCGAGGTACCGGGCGCCGTGCTCAGCGTCAACGTCGATCCCGGCGCGCGCGTGGAGCAGGGAACCTCGCTCGCCAAGATCGACGACCGCGCCATCCAGGACGCCTACCTCGGCGCGCGCAGTGGCTTCACCGCGGCGCAGACGGCGGCCGACCTCACCGCCCGTGAACTCACGCGCGCCGAGCGCCTCAAGGAGGCCGGCGCGATCAGCGAGCGCGACCTCGAGAACGCGCGCCGCGCCGACCTCGCCGCGCGTTCGATGCTCGACGACGCCCGCGCCCGCCTCTCGCAGGCCGAGAAGTCGCGCGACGCCGCCAACGTGCTCGCGCCCTACGCCGGCATCGTCTCCGAGCGCTACGTGAACCCCGGCGACATCGTGAACCCCGGCGCGCCGCTCTTCGCCGTGGTCGATCCGTCCACGATGCGGCTGGAAGCCGCCGTGCCCGCCTCCGACCTCGCGATGCTGCGCGTCGGCGCACCGGTGCGCTTCAGCGTCACCGGCTACCCGGGCCGCACATTCGAAGGACGCATCGCCAGCATCAACCCGCAAGCCGATCCGCAGACGCGGCAAGTGCGCCTCTTCGTGCGCATCCCGAACGCCGGGCAGGCCCTCGTGGCTGGCCTCTTCGCCGAGGGCCGCGTGGCCAGCGAGTCGCGCGAGACGCTCACGGTGCCGGCGCTGGCCGTCGATGAACGCGGGCTCGGTCCGCAAGTGATCCGCCTGCGGAACGGCGTGACGGAGCGCGTGGCCGTCACGCTCGGTGCCCGCGACCGGGCCACCGACCGCGTCGAGATCACCAGCGGTCTCGCCGCCGGCGACACCGTGCTCACCGGTGCCGCCCTCGGCGTCACCGTCGGCTCGCGCGTCCGCGTGAGTTCGCCGTCCGATACGTCGTCCACGCGCTGA
- a CDS encoding efflux RND transporter permease subunit produces MYISDFAIKRPLITIVSMLALVVFGLFALWRLETDEFPDVQQPIINVAIPYPGASPDVVEREVLDRVEEAVSGISGVDRIMGSAQDGFANITVFFVFEKDLQQASQDIRDKISGIRSDLPAEMKEPVLTRFDPADQPIIEMSLNSSTLDAASLTRIADPEITRVLRGIPGVAEAVVIGGVERELTVEIRPDAMEAAGISVAQLVGALQAQNIAAPVGRITGALDERSIRLKGKLETPEDFLRLVVAEKGGRAIRLGEVATARDGTSEPRTAAMFNGRDAVGISIKKSKGYSTTTVAERVVQAVDGLRPALPPGTTLDIVRNAGDRVRDSVANVQSTLVEGAILTVLVVFLFLNSWRSTVITGLALPISVLASFIAVWAFGFTLNTMSLLGLSLAIGILIDDAIVVRENIVRHVEMGKDHFRAAHEGTDEIGLAVAATTFSIVSVFVPIGFMAGLSGQWFKPFALTIACAVLVSLFVSFSLDPMLSAYWPDPEIESHEHRNWLSRQIAKFNDWFDKLAGTYTKVIGWALDHRLAIIALAGGSLFSALWLQGTFGGFGFVPVSDNSELVIQVETPPGSNLEYTRLKTEEAARLARAHSEVRYTFATVGAGGGMDPSEALGAVDLGSVYVRMTPKTTRELSQDQFGARLREEVKSIGGATVAVFTSGFGGAIKQVQLELRGFDGRQLQQVADTVLQVVRNVPGAVDVGLSTKGQKPELEITLDRALAGSLGVTVGQIAQSLRPAFAGVDAGDWVDPAGENRKVRVRLAPESRTRVSDIERLPISVGGQGGAPMRMVPLGQLATVTQGVGPAKISHLDRDNVIVVQANVAGSSLGEVTSAISRELAKMNIPEGVRWSFGGEAKDQEQVFGDILAALGIALLLMYLILVMQFGSFLEPIAILISLPLSLIGVVLALLITNDTLNIMSMIGVILLMGIVAKNAILLIDFAKWGQEQGMERRAAIIEAGRVRLRPILMTTFAIIAGMIPVSLGLGEGADFRAPLGRAVIGGTITSTILTLVVIPTVYEILDEWREKVAGWFKFPVRPKTDEYMIPKPRV; encoded by the coding sequence ATGTACATCTCCGATTTTGCGATCAAGCGTCCGCTCATCACCATCGTCTCGATGTTGGCGTTGGTGGTGTTCGGGCTCTTCGCGCTGTGGCGGCTCGAGACCGACGAGTTCCCGGACGTCCAGCAGCCCATCATCAACGTCGCCATCCCGTATCCCGGCGCCTCGCCTGACGTGGTCGAGCGCGAGGTGCTCGACCGCGTCGAGGAGGCCGTCTCCGGCATCTCGGGCGTCGACCGCATTATGGGTTCGGCGCAGGACGGCTTCGCGAACATCACCGTCTTCTTCGTCTTCGAGAAGGACCTGCAGCAGGCCTCGCAGGATATCCGCGACAAGATCAGCGGCATCCGCTCGGACCTGCCGGCCGAGATGAAGGAGCCGGTGCTCACGCGCTTCGACCCGGCGGACCAGCCGATCATCGAGATGTCGCTCAACTCGAGCACGCTCGATGCGGCCTCGCTCACACGCATCGCCGACCCCGAGATCACGCGCGTGCTGCGCGGCATCCCCGGCGTGGCGGAAGCGGTGGTGATCGGCGGCGTGGAGCGGGAGCTCACCGTCGAGATCCGTCCCGACGCGATGGAAGCGGCGGGCATCAGCGTGGCGCAGCTGGTCGGTGCGCTGCAGGCGCAGAACATCGCCGCGCCGGTGGGCCGCATCACCGGCGCGCTCGACGAACGCTCCATCCGGCTTAAGGGCAAGCTCGAGACGCCGGAAGACTTCCTGCGCCTGGTGGTGGCCGAGAAGGGCGGCCGCGCGATTCGCCTCGGCGAAGTCGCGACCGCGCGCGACGGCACGTCCGAACCGCGCACCGCCGCGATGTTCAACGGCCGCGACGCCGTCGGCATCTCGATCAAGAAGTCCAAGGGCTATTCGACCACCACCGTGGCCGAGCGTGTCGTGCAGGCCGTCGACGGTCTGCGCCCTGCGCTGCCGCCCGGCACCACGCTCGACATCGTGCGCAATGCCGGCGACCGCGTGCGTGACTCCGTGGCCAACGTGCAGTCCACGCTCGTGGAAGGCGCGATCCTCACCGTGCTGGTCGTCTTCCTGTTCCTCAACAGTTGGCGCTCCACCGTCATCACCGGCCTCGCGCTGCCGATCTCGGTGCTCGCCAGCTTCATCGCCGTCTGGGCCTTCGGTTTCACGCTCAACACGATGTCACTGCTCGGCCTCTCGCTGGCCATCGGCATCCTGATCGACGACGCCATCGTGGTACGCGAGAACATCGTGCGCCACGTGGAAATGGGGAAGGATCACTTCCGCGCCGCGCACGAAGGCACCGACGAGATCGGCCTCGCCGTCGCCGCGACGACCTTCTCGATCGTCTCGGTGTTCGTGCCGATCGGCTTTATGGCCGGCCTCTCGGGCCAGTGGTTCAAGCCTTTCGCGCTGACCATCGCCTGCGCCGTGCTGGTCTCGCTGTTCGTGTCGTTCTCGCTCGACCCGATGCTCTCAGCCTACTGGCCGGACCCGGAAATCGAGTCGCACGAGCACCGCAACTGGCTTTCGCGGCAGATCGCCAAGTTCAACGACTGGTTCGACAAGCTCGCCGGCACCTACACCAAGGTGATTGGCTGGGCGCTGGACCACCGCCTCGCGATCATCGCGCTGGCTGGTGGTTCGCTGTTCAGCGCGCTGTGGCTGCAGGGCACCTTCGGCGGCTTCGGCTTCGTCCCGGTCAGCGACAACTCCGAGCTCGTCATCCAGGTGGAGACGCCACCGGGTTCGAACCTCGAGTACACGCGCCTCAAGACCGAGGAGGCGGCGCGCCTTGCGCGTGCGCATTCGGAGGTGCGCTACACCTTCGCGACGGTCGGTGCCGGCGGCGGGATGGATCCCTCCGAGGCGCTGGGCGCCGTGGACCTCGGCTCCGTGTACGTGCGGATGACCCCGAAGACCACGCGCGAGCTCTCGCAGGACCAGTTCGGCGCGCGCCTGCGTGAGGAAGTGAAGTCGATCGGCGGCGCCACGGTGGCGGTGTTCACCAGCGGCTTCGGCGGCGCCATCAAGCAGGTGCAGCTCGAGCTGCGCGGCTTCGACGGACGCCAGCTCCAGCAGGTGGCGGACACGGTGCTGCAGGTGGTGCGCAATGTGCCAGGCGCGGTGGACGTGGGCCTCTCGACCAAGGGCCAGAAGCCCGAACTCGAGATCACGCTCGACCGCGCGCTGGCCGGATCGCTCGGCGTGACGGTGGGACAGATCGCGCAGTCGCTGCGTCCCGCCTTCGCCGGCGTGGATGCCGGCGACTGGGTGGACCCGGCGGGTGAGAACCGCAAGGTGCGCGTGCGGCTCGCGCCGGAGTCACGCACCCGCGTGAGCGACATCGAGCGCCTGCCGATTTCGGTCGGTGGGCAGGGTGGCGCGCCGATGCGGATGGTTCCGCTCGGCCAGCTCGCGACCGTGACGCAGGGTGTCGGCCCGGCCAAGATCTCGCACCTCGACCGCGACAACGTCATCGTCGTGCAGGCCAACGTCGCCGGCAGCTCGCTTGGCGAGGTCACCTCGGCCATCAGCCGCGAGCTCGCCAAGATGAACATCCCCGAGGGCGTGCGCTGGTCCTTCGGCGGCGAGGCCAAGGACCAGGAGCAGGTCTTCGGCGACATCCTGGCCGCGCTCGGTATCGCGCTGCTGCTGATGTACCTGATCCTGGTGATGCAGTTCGGCTCGTTCTTGGAGCCGATCGCCATCCTCATCTCGCTGCCGCTGTCGCTGATCGGCGTGGTGCTGGCGCTGCTCATCACCAACGACACGCTGAACATTATGTCGATGATCGGCGTGATCCTGTTGATGGGCATCGTGGCCAAGAACGCCATCCTGCTCATCGACTTCGCCAAGTGGGGGCAGGAGCAGGGAATGGAGCGTCGCGCGGCGATCATCGAGGCCGGACGCGTGCGCTTGCGCCCCATCCTGATGACCACCTTCGCGATCATCGCGGGAATGATTCCGGTGTCGCTGGGGCTCGGTGAGGGCGCGGACTTCCGTGCGCCGCTGGGCCGCGCTGTCATCGGCGGCACCATCACATCCACCATCCTCACGCTGGTCGTGATCCCGACCGTCTACGAGATCCTGGACGAGTGGCGCGAGAAGGTGGCGGGCTGGTTCAAGTTCCCGGTGCGGCCCAAAACGGACGAGTATATGATCCCGAAGCCGCGGGTCTGA
- a CDS encoding TolC family protein has translation MTEPTKQQLIEAALRVYGEGGFRGATTKRIAEEAGVNEVTLFRLFGSKAALIHEALQTRAIAIAREALPAHPKRPQAELTQWAAEDHAFLLENAGMIRASMADMHDHPECAGTAAQRPAGSHAELTSYITRLAEHGHIPSAANAKAAATMLMGTLFADAMGRDLMPEMFPPRHEAPAAYVRLFLRALGATVTALLLMLAPLPVLAQSSAVSSAQPTVLSLGDALRMAESKSSAVRAAQAGLDRAAGQQRQVNSQLLPQISGSAAYQRAIQLQFQEIAKQFPDTGSGGGSGGFADSPLAQVFAAPNTFIFTLQGTQNLWTAGRLTAQRAGADAARDAADVSLSSARAQALLDVAQAYYDAVAAQRFADIADSTLALTDRTLAQVRLGREIGTASEFDLLRAQVARDNQRPVAIQARGARQAAELRLKQLLRLPLQQPLQLTTPIRDDDVAMAGALAPVTLADARTVTPDTAVDARATVRQAAAQLRASEQALTAARLARFPALQLSSTYQRFAYPAEGTFLPSDLNLYFPNWTVSLGLSFPVFSGGRIGGERMVAQANVADAQARLEQARDGAEVDAILAITAYEQSAAAYTAAVGTDAQAERAYRIAEVRFAEGISTPVELTEARVQLEQARLQRVTTARDLEVARLRIALLKDLPLVLGGTR, from the coding sequence ATGACAGAACCAACCAAGCAGCAACTCATCGAAGCAGCGCTGCGTGTGTACGGCGAAGGTGGTTTCCGCGGCGCAACCACGAAGCGCATCGCCGAAGAAGCGGGCGTCAACGAAGTCACGCTCTTCCGGCTGTTTGGCTCCAAGGCGGCGCTGATTCACGAGGCGCTGCAGACGCGTGCCATCGCGATCGCACGCGAGGCGTTGCCGGCGCATCCCAAGCGGCCCCAGGCCGAGCTCACGCAGTGGGCCGCCGAAGACCACGCGTTCCTGCTCGAGAACGCCGGGATGATTCGCGCCTCGATGGCGGATATGCACGATCACCCGGAGTGCGCCGGCACCGCCGCCCAGCGGCCCGCCGGCTCGCACGCCGAACTCACCTCCTACATCACACGCCTGGCCGAGCACGGGCACATCCCGAGCGCGGCGAACGCCAAAGCCGCTGCAACGATGTTGATGGGAACCCTCTTTGCCGACGCGATGGGTCGCGACCTGATGCCTGAAATGTTTCCGCCGCGCCACGAGGCGCCGGCTGCCTACGTCCGTCTCTTCCTGCGCGCCTTGGGCGCCACGGTCACCGCACTGCTGTTGATGCTGGCTCCGCTGCCGGTGCTGGCGCAGTCATCGGCCGTTTCCTCAGCGCAACCGACCGTGCTCTCGCTCGGCGATGCGCTCCGGATGGCCGAGAGCAAGAGCAGCGCGGTGCGCGCCGCGCAGGCGGGGCTCGACCGCGCCGCCGGCCAGCAGCGCCAGGTCAACAGCCAACTACTGCCGCAGATCAGCGGCAGCGCCGCCTACCAGCGCGCCATCCAACTGCAGTTCCAGGAAATCGCCAAGCAGTTTCCGGACACCGGTTCGGGCGGTGGCAGCGGTGGCTTCGCCGACTCGCCGCTGGCGCAGGTGTTCGCGGCGCCCAACACGTTCATCTTCACGCTGCAGGGCACGCAGAACCTCTGGACCGCCGGTCGCCTCACCGCGCAGCGGGCCGGTGCAGACGCCGCGCGCGATGCGGCCGACGTCTCGCTCTCCTCGGCGCGCGCGCAGGCACTGCTGGACGTAGCGCAGGCCTACTACGACGCCGTCGCCGCGCAGCGCTTCGCCGACATCGCCGACTCCACGCTGGCGCTCACCGACCGCACGCTGGCGCAGGTGCGACTCGGCCGCGAGATCGGCACCGCGTCGGAGTTCGACCTTCTCCGCGCCCAAGTCGCTCGCGACAACCAGCGTCCCGTCGCCATCCAGGCACGCGGCGCGCGGCAGGCCGCGGAGCTGCGGCTCAAGCAACTCCTGCGGCTGCCGCTGCAGCAGCCGCTGCAGCTCACCACGCCCATCCGCGATGACGACGTGGCGATGGCCGGCGCGCTTGCACCGGTCACGCTCGCCGACGCGCGCACGGTCACGCCGGACACCGCAGTGGACGCGCGCGCCACGGTGCGCCAGGCCGCCGCACAACTGCGCGCCTCCGAGCAGGCGCTCACGGCGGCACGCCTCGCGCGCTTCCCGGCGCTGCAGCTCAGCTCCACCTACCAGCGCTTCGCGTATCCGGCCGAGGGCACCTTCCTGCCCAGCGATCTTAACCTGTACTTCCCCAACTGGACGGTCTCGCTCGGCTTGAGCTTCCCCGTCTTCAGCGGCGGACGCATCGGTGGCGAGCGGATGGTGGCGCAGGCTAACGTCGCCGACGCGCAAGCCCGGCTCGAACAGGCCCGCGACGGCGCCGAGGTGGACGCCATCCTCGCCATCACCGCGTACGAGCAGTCGGCGGCGGCCTACACGGCCGCCGTGGGCACGGACGCGCAGGCCGAGCGCGCGTATCGCATCGCCGAAGTCCGCTTCGCCGAAGGGATCTCGACGCCGGTCGAGCTCACCGAGGCGCGCGTCCAGCTTGAGCAGGCGCGCCTCCAGCGCGTCACCACGGCGCGCGACCTCGAGGTCGCGCGCCTGCGCATCGCGCTCCTGAAGGACCTCCCGCTCGTGCTGGGAGGCACCCGCTGA
- a CDS encoding GGDEF domain-containing protein, producing MPAPEDVHAEVLLWQARYRVTLVSLLGFATITLKWFGVTSAESVFASGVSERSLLMAVIGLMLVYLIGHRMLRAYLLRQRRASMRLVIGAIASDVVLLFAGVLLMTPPEFYVRALVVAIFTVQFTQLFFGWGATIANLVLIALGYTTLVAVASDAGILLRPQEELWTLTLYAIGVLVLVALQAQVASRMHRLMELFHKAQEGDFSQRFEEREDEVPDPVSVIGRAYNRMREHLQAIVFTDPLSGCYNRRGLNQMAEREVSRAIRNKKELAVLAIDLDHFKRVNDEFGHLTGDEVIREVGHLLRNTAREADVVARFGGEEFTILAPDSGEEGALILADRVMEAFRAYRFRSLPPEFRMTASVGVAADFARDDQVSKTLIARADEALYVAKRNGRDRSVVWHAGMRAFDGSPARGRSSVVGMLRITE from the coding sequence ATGCCGGCCCCCGAGGATGTGCACGCCGAAGTCCTGCTCTGGCAGGCGCGGTATCGTGTCACCCTCGTGTCCCTACTGGGATTCGCGACGATTACCCTCAAGTGGTTCGGGGTGACGTCCGCCGAATCGGTGTTTGCGTCAGGCGTCTCCGAGCGCAGCCTGCTGATGGCGGTTATCGGGCTGATGCTGGTGTACCTCATCGGCCATCGGATGTTGCGGGCGTACCTGCTGCGGCAGCGGCGCGCGTCGATGCGTCTCGTCATCGGGGCGATTGCCAGCGACGTCGTCCTGCTGTTCGCCGGTGTGCTGCTGATGACGCCGCCCGAGTTCTACGTCCGCGCGCTGGTGGTCGCGATCTTCACCGTTCAGTTCACGCAGCTGTTCTTCGGCTGGGGCGCGACGATCGCGAACCTCGTGCTGATTGCGCTGGGCTACACGACGCTGGTGGCCGTGGCCAGCGATGCCGGCATTCTGCTGCGGCCGCAGGAGGAGCTCTGGACGCTCACCCTCTACGCAATCGGCGTGCTCGTCCTGGTAGCCCTGCAGGCGCAAGTGGCCTCGCGGATGCACCGCCTGATGGAGCTCTTCCACAAGGCGCAGGAGGGGGACTTCTCTCAGCGCTTCGAGGAGCGCGAGGATGAAGTGCCCGATCCGGTGAGCGTCATCGGGCGCGCGTACAACCGGATGCGCGAGCATCTGCAGGCGATCGTGTTCACCGACCCGCTCTCCGGCTGCTACAACCGACGCGGGCTCAACCAGATGGCGGAGCGCGAGGTCTCGCGCGCCATCCGCAACAAGAAGGAGCTGGCGGTGCTGGCGATCGACCTCGACCACTTCAAGCGCGTGAACGACGAGTTCGGGCACCTGACCGGCGACGAGGTCATCCGCGAGGTCGGCCACCTCCTGCGCAACACCGCCCGCGAGGCGGACGTCGTGGCGCGCTTCGGCGGCGAGGAGTTCACCATCCTCGCGCCAGATTCCGGCGAGGAGGGCGCGCTGATTCTCGCCGACCGCGTGATGGAGGCGTTCCGGGCCTACCGCTTCCGTTCGCTGCCGCCGGAGTTCCGGATGACGGCCAGCGTCGGCGTGGCGGCGGACTTCGCGCGCGACGACCAAGTCTCCAAGACGCTGATTGCCCGCGCCGACGAGGCGCTCTATGTGGCCAAGCGCAACGGCCGCGACCGCTCGGTGGTCTGGCACGCGGGGATGCGTGCCTTCGACGGTTCTCCCGCGCGCGGACGCTCGTCCGTCGTCGGGATGCTGCGGATCACCGAGTAG
- the msrA gene encoding peptide-methionine (S)-S-oxide reductase MsrA produces MSREVVTLAGGCFWCLEAVYLELRGVERVKSGYAGGHVPNPTYEQVCGKQSGHAEVVQVTFDPSVISYAELLEVFFTIHDPTTKDRQGNDVGPQYRSAIFTEGEAQARIAREQLAAAQAHWDDPIVTEVQPLETFWPAESYHDNYLARNPQNPYCAVVVAPKVAKARKTFFDRLKR; encoded by the coding sequence GTGAGCAGGGAAGTCGTGACGCTGGCCGGCGGATGCTTCTGGTGCCTCGAGGCCGTGTACCTGGAGCTGCGCGGCGTGGAGCGCGTGAAGAGCGGCTACGCCGGCGGCCACGTGCCGAACCCCACCTACGAGCAGGTCTGCGGCAAGCAGAGCGGCCACGCCGAGGTCGTGCAGGTGACGTTCGATCCGAGCGTGATCTCGTACGCCGAATTGCTCGAGGTGTTCTTCACCATCCACGATCCCACGACCAAGGATCGGCAGGGCAACGACGTGGGCCCACAGTACCGCTCGGCGATCTTCACCGAGGGCGAGGCACAGGCGCGCATCGCGCGCGAGCAACTAGCGGCGGCGCAGGCGCACTGGGACGATCCCATCGTGACCGAAGTGCAGCCGTTGGAGACCTTCTGGCCGGCGGAGTCATACCACGACAACTATCTCGCACGGAACCCGCAGAACCCGTACTGCGCGGTGGTGGTGGCGCCGAAGGTGGCCAAGGCGCGGAAAACGTTCTTTGATCGATTGAAGAGATGA
- the msrB gene encoding peptide-methionine (R)-S-oxide reductase MsrB: MKKKPDDPALAAQLTPLQYQVTQCSATEPPFRNEFWDHHEPGIYVDVVSGEPLFASTDKFDSGTGWPSFTKPLVPKQVTEHEDASYGMRRVEVRSAEGDSHLGHLFPDGPDPSGLRYCINSAALRFIPAARLTAEGYGQFAALFPAITQENA; the protein is encoded by the coding sequence ATGAAGAAGAAGCCCGATGATCCCGCGCTGGCCGCCCAACTCACACCGCTGCAGTACCAGGTGACGCAGTGCAGCGCCACGGAGCCGCCGTTCCGCAACGAGTTCTGGGACCACCACGAGCCGGGCATCTACGTAGATGTCGTCTCGGGCGAGCCGCTCTTTGCATCCACGGACAAGTTCGACTCGGGCACGGGCTGGCCGTCGTTCACCAAGCCACTGGTCCCGAAACAGGTCACGGAGCACGAGGACGCCTCCTACGGGATGCGCCGCGTGGAGGTGCGTTCGGCCGAGGGCGATTCGCACCTCGGGCACCTGTTTCCTGACGGGCCGGACCCGAGCGGGCTGCGCTACTGCATCAATTCGGCGGCGCTGCGCTTCATCCCGGCGGCGCGACTGACTGCCGAGGGGTACGGGCAGTTCGCGGCGCTGTTTCCGGCAATCACACAGGAGAACGCGTGA